GGGTTCCGGATTGCGGTTGACGGCGATCATCCAAAGCGTGTCATTCGCCTGCAGCCAGCGCAGGGTCATGTTTTCAACAGGGGACGCCAGCATCGGAATATCATTACAATAGGGCTCAATGTAGCGGCTGAGAAAACGGGACAGCAGCGGCTGTGCATCCTGAAAAAATGTCCGGTTTTCCTCGAGGATGCGGGCGATTTTCGATGCCTGGGTAAGACGCGCTGTCGCTTGTCCCTGATAATCGAGCATGTTCCATTCGCCGGCTTTTGCCCTGCGCGCGCCAGTTCAGCAGCCGGACGGCAGAGTAGATATTGTTGCCGCCCTGCAGTTCCGTTACCCAGAACGGGTTGGGTTCACTGGCGCCGCGGATCAGGTCGCAGACATAGGAAACGCCCATCGTATATTGAATGCGCTTCAGCATGCCGAAATGCCAGGCCACGTGAATAGACGCGCCGAGGGAGTGCAGCATATCCCGCCAGGTGTGCAGTTCATAATTGGAGAAAATCAGATTGCCTACAAGACCATGTGGATTCAGGTGCAGCGGCGTGTCGGGATCGTGTTTGCGGATCTCATCCGCGATCCACTGCATATACCAGGTGAGGTGCTCCTGGCCGAATTCGCGCCAGTCGTACCAGGGATCCGGGTCCATCCAGCCGTAACGTTCCCAGTCGGGATTATAGTTGATATTCTGAAAAGAACGGTAATCGTGGCGCCAGACTGCATTCAGCGAATCAATGGATTTGTATTTGTCCTGCAGCCATTTGCGATAACGGTGTATCGTCCCAGGTCCGGTATTGTGAGGCCGGCCCGGTTCGTTTTGCTGCATCCAGGCGTAAAGGGCTGGGTGACCCTGATAGCGTTTTACAACTTGAG
The candidate division KSB1 bacterium DNA segment above includes these coding regions:
- a CDS encoding beta-galactosidase, with translation MRYFLLGCAVLFLCGSLHTAEIPTLGAQIWIEPGQTQGDIDQWFKTLSDLHMFITRLFIMWDVLEPAPDHWDFSLYDQAFKAAATYNIKIVASLAPTHAPVFRGGVPATQHDEMPGTRAMLDQQKLYSSQVVKRYQGHPALYAWMQQNEPGRPHNTGPGTIHRYRKWLQDKYKSIDSLNAVWRHDYRSFQNINYNPDWERYGWMDPDPWYDWREFGQEHLTWYMQWIADEIRKHDPDTPLHLNPHGLVGNLIFSNYELHTWRDMLHSLGASIHVAWHFGMLKRIQYTMGVSYVCDLIRGASEPNPFWVTELQGGNNIYSAVRLLNWRAQGKSRRMEHARLSGTSDSASYPGIENRPHPRGKPDIFSGCTAAAVPFSQPLH